GACTTCATTCAGAAATTGTTTTGTTTCCTGTTCAAAGCCAACAATATAGTCGACCTCTAAGCCGATATTGATTTTAATTTGCGATTGATACTGTTCTTTTGCGCGCTGCAGTTGTTTAAAGTAATCCATTAAATAGGCAGGGTTCATTCCGCTATCCTTGTCAGGTGTTGGGTCGACAAAGTTTTCAGGTAAAGGCGCATGCTCCGTAAAGGTGATTTCTTTAAATCCGCTTGCTATCGCTTTTTCGACATATTCTTCTATCGAATCTGTAGAACCATGGGGACAAAAAGGTGTATGTATATGACCGTCTCGTTTCAATTGAATGACCTTCCTTCAAAAATATGGTATTTAAAAGTAAAAAAAGCTGGAAATAGTTAAACAAATATAAAAAAACATGTTATTATAAATAGTACGTATATAGCTAAAATATTGATTTTATTTGGGATTAGGGGGCTTACAATGATAAAGTATATCATCATTGTTGTCGTCGTACTATTAGCATTATTAATGGCAGGCTTAGTAGTAAGACGCAAGCATAATGCAGAAATAGGACGATTAGATAAGGAAAAACTACAAATACAACATTACCCGATTTTTGAGGAGCTCGCAAAAGTAAAGGCCCTTAATATGAACGGTCAAACAGAAGAGCTGTTTGAAAACTGGCGTAATCGTTGGTTGGATGTTGTCGATAAGCAAATTCCGAAAATTGACGAATTGTTGTTTGATGCGGAAGAATTTGTCGACCGATTTAAATTTAACAAAGCAACACATACAGAACGCGATATCGAACAGGAACTTGCAAAATGTGAGCAAGTACGTGTACAGATTATTACTGAGCTGGATGAATTGATTGGCAGTGAAGAGAAAAACCGTATTGAAATCGAACAGCTGAAAGAATATTACCGTTCTGCACGCAAGACGATTTTGGCACACCAGCATTCATTTGGTCCAGCTTTGGAAGCATTGGAAACGAAGCTGGAGCAATTTACGCCGAAATTTGAAGAGTTCGATGAGTTAACGAAAGACGGCAACTATTTGCAGGCACGTGAAATTGTCCTACAGCTGAACAGTGAAGCACAGGAAATTTTCAGTTTATTAAATGATGTGCCGACACTGCTGACTGAAATTCAAACTAAAATCCCAACCGCAATTCATGAACTTCGTAACGGGCAGCGTGAAATGGAAGAACAAAAGTATTATTTACGCCATTTAGAAATGACTGAATATTTGAATGGACTTGAGAGTGAACTGGAAATGTTAAAAGCAGAAATCGCTGAACTTAACTTGCCAGCTGTTTCACCACGAATTCAAACAATTAATGATGAAATCGACCATTTTTATAATTTGCTAGAAAAAGAAGTTATGGCAAGAAAATATGTTGAACGTAACTGTTCAGGCATGTACAGTGTGATCAATGATGTTATGCGCCTTACAAAGGACATTAATGATGAAGTCGCTTATGTGCAGCATAGCTACCGTTTACAGGACAAAGAAGCGGAAATTCCAAAAGTGGGCTTAAAACATTTGGAAGTATTACAAAAACGCTATGAATTGTTATCGACACGTGTTCAAGAAGAAAGATCCGCATACTCAAGCTTACAGGAAGAGCTAAAAGAAATTACTGATGAGATTGAGCAAATTGCTGAGGAACAGGAAAACTTCTCGAACAAACTAAAGAACCTCCGTATTGATGAAAATAAAGCAAGAGCTGAATTGGAAGCTTTAAAGCGATTATTGCAAGATACAGAGCGCCTGCTTGGACGTGCCAATATTCCTGGGATTCCGGAAGAAATGGATGCAAGATTAGAAGAGGCGGCAGAACAGATTTTTGTTGTAGTTCAAAGTTTACAGGAAGTACCGTTGAATATTATCCAAGTGAACCAGCATTTACTAAATGCAAAGCAATCGATTGAAGAAACACATGATAAAGCACAGGAAATGATTGAGAATGTATTAATTATTGAGCGTCTTATTCAGTTTGGAAACCGCTACCGTGCAACAAATCGACAAGTACATGAAAATCTACTTGAAGCTGAAGACGCATTCAAGAAATTCCGCTACATAAAAGCACTGGAAGATGCAGCAAAGGCGGTTGAAATTATCGATCCTAATGCAATCAAACGTATTGAGGAGCTCGTTCAGGAGCAGCTGCTTACAAAATAATAAGCATAACGGTTACATGTTGGTCCATTTAGCGTTATAATAAATAAGCACATTTATGAGGTTGTGTTAGTAGTCAATTTGACTATTAACACAACCTCTCTCTTTGGTAAGTAATGATAAAAAACAGGACACTGTAATGGAAATATGATTACGGGAAATTAGTTTTAAAAAAGAAGGTTGAGTATAGATGATATATTTAGATAATAGTGCGACAACAAAACCGCACAAAGATGTCTTGGCTACATTTATGTTAGTGAATGAACAATATTATGCCAACCCTGCATCGATACACCGTGCAGGAGTCGAGTCAAATGCTTTATTAACAAAAGCTCGTGAGCAATTGGCAAATATTCTTCATACTGACGAAAAGAATATTTTATTTACATCCGGAGGTACAGAATCGAATAATGCAGCGCTTTTTGGTCTTGCAAAATCTAGCAAATTTAGAGGCAAGCATATTATTACGACAGAAATAGAACACCCTTCGATTTTGGAAGCGGTCAAACGTTTGGAAGAAGAGGGTTACGAAATTGACTACCTAAAGGTAAATAAATATGGAGTCATTTCTTTAGAGGAATTACAGCAAAAACTTCGCAAAGATACAATTATTGTGAGCATTATGCATGTAAACAACGAAATCGGAGCTGTCCAACCAATTAAGGAAGCAGCTCAAATCATTCATCGTACATGCCAGGCAATGTTCCATGTTGATGCAATTCAAAGTTTCGGAAAGCTACCGGTCATTTTTGACGGAGACAATGGTCCAGATGTCATTTCTATTTCCGGACATAAAATTCAAGGTTTAAAAGGAAGCGGCTTGTTAGCATTCCGCAAAAAACCACAACTGAAGGCATTTATCGTCGGTGGTGGACAAGAATTTGGATTAAGAAGTGGTACGGTTGCAGTACCGCAAGCTGTTTCATTGGCAAAAGCGGCCCGTTTAGCTGTTGAAGGCATGCCGGGAAATGTTGAAAACTTTAAAAAATGGTCTGCAGAACTTCATCATTTCTTTGAGCAATTCGGTCAGGAAGTATATGTCCTGTCGCCGAAAGATGGAGCGCCGCATATTTTATCGTTCAGTGTTAGAGGACTAAAAGGTGAAATTTTAATAAACGCGTTACAAAAACGTGATATTATCGTTTCAACATCAAGTGCCTGCTCGTCAAAACAGACGAAAACAAGCCATGTTGTGGAAGCATTAAATATCGATAGCCGCTATAAAAACGGTGTACTACGTTTAAGCTTAGGCGCAATCAACACAGACGAAGATATTGCTTCATTCAAAAAGCAATTCACAATCGTAATGAAAGAATTAAAAGGAGATATTACGCAATGATTTTTAAAGAAATTTTAGTTCGCTATGGTGAATTATCAACAAAAGGTCGAAACAAAAAAGATTTTATCAGCCGTTTACGCGATAATGTACGCTATTCATTTAACGATATTGCACCATTGAAAATTCGTGCAGAGCGTGACCGTATGTTTATTGAAGTTGAAAATAAAGAAAAATTTGATGTACTAATGGATCGTTTACCACATGTTTTCGGTATTCAATCAATCAGCCCAGTTGCATCTTGTGAAAAAGATTTAGATGTGATGAAAGCTTTGGCATTTGAAATTTTAGAAGACTATCGTGAAAAAGGCGATTTAACGTTTAAAGTTGAAGTACATCGTACAGATAAAACTTTCCCGTTGAACACGCATGAATTACAGCGTGAAATGGGAGCTACGATTTTACCGAATTTCCCGAACTTTAAAGTACAGGTGAAAAATCCGGATTTCGCACTTCGTATTGAAGTTCGTGAAGATGCGATCTATATGATGGCTCAAGTAATCCAAGGTGCTGGAGGTATGCCGATTGGTTCAAACGGACGTTCGCTGCTAATGCTTTCAGGCGGTATTGATAGCCCAGTTGCCGGTTACTTAATGATGAAACGCGGCGTTCGACTGGATGCAATTCATTTCTTCAGTCCTCCATATACGAGCGATAATGCATTACAAAAAGTTAAAGAACTTGCAAATGAATTAACAAAATTCGGTGCAAATATTCGCCTGCATGTCATTCCGTTCACAGAACTGCAAGTAGCAGTAAAAGACGCGGTGCCAGACAATATGTCAATGACTTCAACACGCCGTATGATGATGAAAGTGGCAGATAAAGTGCGTGAAGACATTGGCGCATTAGGTATTGTAACAGGTGAAAGCTTAGGGCAAGTCGCTTCACAAACTCTGGAAAGCTTAACTGCAATAAATGATGTGACAAATACACCTATTTTACGTCCGTTAATATCGGCAGATAAAAACGATATCATCAAAATTGCAAAAGATATTGGCACATACGAAACATCAATTCAGCCATTTGAGGATTGCTGTACAATATTTACACCGTCTAGTCCGAAAACAAAACCGAAATTAGAAAAAGTTCAGCGTTTTGAAAGCTTTACGGAATTCGATGAACTAATTGATCGTGCCGTTAAAAACCGCGAAGTATATCAGTTCCCTCAGAAGGAAGTAAAAGAAGATAAATTCGCTGATTTACTATAATTTTTAGGAACTGATAATGATTTCCTAATCGAGCTATAATTTACCTATGTTTTTTATGTATTAATCTCTCCTCCCGGCACATTCTAATGTCACAAGGAGGTGAGAGACAGATGGCAAACAACAACAGCTCAAACAAATTACGTGTACCTGGTGCACAACAAGCTTTAGATCAAATGAAATATGAAATTGCACAAGAATTTGGTGTACAATTAGGTCCAGACGCATCATCTCGTGCAAACGGTTCTGTAGGTGGCGAAATTACGAAACGCCTAGTACAGATGGCTGAGCAGCAATTACGCGGCAACCAAAACCAATAATACGTTTTAAAAAAGAACGCTACTTTCAAGTAGCGTTTCTTTTTATTTTGTTAATAAATAATTTTTGTTATGCAACAAAAAGTGCGGAATATTTTGATATTAATGAAAAGGATTATTATACTAAATATGTAAGGCTCATTTTTTCAAACAAAGGGGAGTATCAAAATGAATAAAAATCAATTAGTTGCACCGGAAATTTATAATATTGTAAATGAATTTGAAAAGCATGAAAATAAAAGCTCAAAAACAGCATTAGTATTTCAGGAAGAAAACGGACATCAAGAGCGTTATACATACGAAGAGTTACTACAAAGAGCAAATCAGGTTGCAAATGCCTTTTATGCACAAGGTTTAAAAAAAGGTGATGTCATTTTAATTATGCTGCCTCGCTGTTTAGAAGCATATGTTTCTTATATTGGAGCATTAAAAGCAGGATTGGTCATTATTCCAAGTTCGGAGCTGCTGCGAGCTAAAGATATTGATTATCGTCTAAACCATTCAGAGGCTAAGGCAATTATCGTGATGGAGCAGTTCGTAAATGAATTCGAATATGTAGAAAATTTAGCGAATGTAGAATGCTTTATTGTAGGGAATGAAAAAGAAGGATGGACTTCATTAATGGAGCTTGCAGAGCAGCAGTCAAACGAATTCGATTCTGTTGAGACGACGGCTAATGATTTGGCGTTTTTAGCCTATACTTCAGGCACGACAGGGAATCCAAAAGCCGTAATGCACTCACATGGCTGGGGATATGCACATTTACGTACAACGGCTGCTGAGTGGCTTGGTGTACGTGATGGCGATACGGTATGGGCAACTGCAGCTCCAGGATGGCAAAAATGGATCTGGAGTCCGTTTCTTGCTGTATTAGGTAGTGGTGCAACAGGATTTGTGTACAAAGGGAAGTTCGATCCAACACAGTTTTTACATTTAATTGAGCAGCAACAAATCAATGTGCTTTGCTGTACGCCGACAGAATATCGTATGATGGCGAAATTAGATCAATTAAATTCATTTAATTTATCTTCATTGCGCAGCGCTGTTTCAGCTGGTGAGCCTTTAAACCGTGAAGTGATCGAAACATTTGAACGTGAGCACCGATTAACTGTCCGTGATGGTTATGGTCAAACAGAAAATACATTGTTGATCGGGACATTGTTAAATATGGAATTACGCCCTGGCTCGATGGGGAAACCGACTCCGGGAAATATCATTGATTTAATTAATGAAGATGGTGACCTTGTACCGCCTGGTGAAGTCGGTGATATTGCAGTGCACAAATCGACTCCTGCATTATTTAAAGGATATTATAAAGATCCGGAGCGTACAGCGATTCAGTATCGTGGAGATTGGTATGTAACAGGCGACCGCGCAATAAAGGATGAAGACGGCTATTTCTGGTTTGAAGGCCGAAATGATGACATTATTATTTCATCTGGTTATACAATCGGACCATTTGAAGTAGAAGATGCGTTAACGAAGCATCCTGCTGTACAGGAATGTGCTGTTGTTGCAAGTCCGGATGAAATTCGAGGGAATGTTGTAAAAGCATTTGTCGTCCTTAAAGATGTTACATTAAAAGAAAGCCCAACAATTGTAGAAGATTTGCAAAATCATGTAAAACAGCTGACAGCACCATATAAATATCCTCGAATTATAGAGTTTTTAGATGAATTACCTAAAACAATTTCAGGGAAAATCCGTCGTGTTGAATTGCGTGTAAAGTAAGGGAAATACCATTGCTCGACAAATATTTCCCGGGTAATGAATAAAAGGTGGCGAAATTTGCCGCCTTTTTTTCTGCCAGTATTCATGTTTAAACCGAGCTTAATTAATAGAAATGAGGCTTCGCCATTTGATAAAACCTAAAGTATGGTTGCTTAATCAAGTGGGATTATGTCAAAATCGCTGTAGGAAATGGTTTTCGATGAAACTTTTTGTAAAATAGTTTCGTACATATATTGAGGAGGCGTGAATATGAATACAAAACGAGTTGTGGCACTCATTATTGCTGCCGTATTATTATTTTTCTCTATTGGGATCAATACGATCATTTCGATTTTTAAGACCGATTTCTTTACTAGTATCGACAATTTAATGGGTACGGAATCGCTCACATACGAAAACGTCGTGGAAACAGGAGACTTAACGAGTCGAATTGCACATTTGACGGTAGATGGTGTAATCCAGGATGTAGGGGAACCAAGTATATGGGAAACGGTTGATTACAACCACCAGCTGTTTATGGAACAATTGGATGCTGTACTGGAAGACGATACAATTAAAGGCGTTGTATTATCTGTAAACACTCCAGGTGGCGGTGTCATTGAATCAGAAGAAATTTACCAAAAGTTATTGAAAATTAAAGAAGAAAAACAAATTCCAATTTATGTCTCAATGGGATCAATGGCTGCTTCCGGCGGTTATTATATTTCAGCACCGGCAGATAAGATTTTTGCTCAACGCGAGACAATTACCGGTTCAATCGGTGTTATTATGCAATCGATTAATTATGGGAAATTAGCCGAAAATTTCGGGGTCGAGTTTGAAACAATCAAATCAGGCGAACATAAAGACATGTTTGGCGGTGTACGACCTTCTACAAAAGAGGAACTTGCGATGCTGCAGGAAATGATTGATGAATCATATGAGCATTTTGTCGATATTATCGAAGCTGGGCGTAATATGTCTGAAGCGCAAGTGAAGAAAGTGGCGGATGGCCGTGTATTAGGCGGTACTCAGGCACTGCGAGCAGGGTTGGTGGATGAAATTGGAAATGAAGAAGCGACAATTAATGCATTACGCGCGGATTTTGGATTGGAAGATGCAGAGCTGTTTGAATATACAATGGATACATCAAGCTGGGGTTCTTTATTAGGTGTAAAACTAGGTTCTATGCTGCGACCATCTGCTGAGTCTGAAGTATTGTCCAAAATTATTTCAACGACAAATTCGCCTCGTATGATGTATTTATATGGTGACTACTAATAGGAGGGATTACGATGACTGACATAATCGAAGTAGTGGATGAAGCATCTGTCGTAAAGCCGCCTTCTATTAAACAAAAAACAGCCGGCTTCTGGATGCGATTCTGGGCATTTCTGTTGGATTCAATTGTCATAAGTGCGATTATCGGCGTCTCGATTAAGCCGGTGTTTGCATTGATGAATTGGAGTGTTGCCAGCGATGTGTGGTATGCGCCAATGACAATTCTTTCGGGAATTATTTTCTACGCTTATTTTGTGCTCATGACAAAATTTTTTAAGCAAACTTTAGGGAAAATGACGTTTGGAATAAAGGTTGAAAAAGATGACGGGGAAGCACTGGATTGGATGACAGTTCTGTTTCGTGAAGGGGTAGGCCGATTTATCAACGGTACATTATTATACTTACCGTATTTAATTGTCGCTTTTTCACCAAACAATAAAAGCATTGCCGATTATTTTGCCGATACGGTCGTTGTTCATGAAAATATTTATTCAAAAGATGTTTAAAAAAGAATAGAAGGGGAAATAATTTACTATCGACACCTTCTAAGCAAGAGAAGAGCTGTTTTGTAAGATTCGTCTTATAAAAACAGCTCTTTTCTTTTTGTTTTCTTTATTTAAATGAATATAAGCTCAGTTAGTTGCAATTGCTAAATCTTTTTTAGTAATATTAGGGAATATAAAGGAGGCGTTTAATATGGCACAAGTAACATTTAAAAACAGTCCAGTAACACTAATCGGTAATGAGGTGAAAGTTGGTGATCAAGCACCGGATTTCACAGTAGTTGCCAACGATTTATCAGAAGTAACTTTAAAAGATTCTGAAGGTAAAATTCGCTTATTCTCGGTTGTCCCTTCATTGGAAACAGGTGTTTGTGATAAGCAAACTCGTACATTTAACGAAGCGGCGGCTAACTTAGGTGACAATGTTGTAATTTACACAGTGTCAATGGATTTACCATTTGCTCAAAAACGCTGGTGTGGAGCTGCGGGTATCGATAATGTTGTAACAGTATCAGACCACCGTGATGCATCATTCGGTGAAGCATATGGCGTACATATGAAAGAATTACGCCTTTTAGCACGTTCAATTTTCGTTGTTGATGAATCAGGCAAAGTTGCTTATGTGGAATATGTTCCTGAAGGTACAGACCACCCGAATTATGATGCTGCAATCGAAGCAGTAAAAGCTCTTGCAAAATAATTTCGTTTTGAATGATTTTGTTGTAAAGTAATTACATGTATAATTAACACCCACTCAATGATCATTGAGTGGGTTGTTCATTTAGTGGATATGTCGCAATTAGGCGAGAAATCCAAATGAATGGAATGAGGGAGTTAGTCTAATGGAAAAGTTTGAACAAATTTTTAAATATATTAATGACAACGCAGAAAAAGTTGCAGCGCAGCAAGAGCTGGATTATTTGGAAGCGTTACTGCAAACATTGGAAGATACACTGGACGGGAAATTTGAATGGCAAGTTGAAGGTGCAACGAAGGAAGATATGCGTAAAGCGATCCAAATTGCGATTTTAAAAGGGATGCGTAAAAGTGCGCAGCCGAACCACCAAATGACACCTGATACACTGGGGCTTATTGTAAGCCATTTTGTAGAGCAATGCTTTGACAAGGAATTGACGGAACGGACGCTCTCTATCGTTGATCCGGCACTCGGTACAGGGAATTTACTCTTTACAGTCATGAATGCGCTGGAAGGGAAAGTAGTTGCTTCAGGAGTGGAAGTCGATGATTTATTAATTCGGTTGGCAGCAGCGACAGGAGACCTTATCGAACAACCTGTTACACTTTTCCGTCAAGATGCCCTGGAAAAACTGTTAGTCGATCCTGTTGATGCAGTAGTTTGCGACTTGCCTGTAGGATACTATCCAAACGAAGAAGTAGCACTAGACTACGAATTATGCGCGGCAGAGGGAATGAGCTACGCACACCATTTGTTTATCGAGCAATCTTTAAACTATACAAAAGAAGGTGGGTTTGGATTTTTCCTGATTCCGGCAAATTTATTCGAATCTGATCAGGCAAAACAGCTTCACCAGTATATTAAAGGACATGCATGGATTCAGGCGGTCATCCAATTGCCGGAAAACCTGTTCTCATCAAAAGCGCATGAGAAAAGCATTTTAATTTTACAAAAGCAAAGTGAACAGTTAAAAGCACCGCGTGAAGTTTTATTGGCAAAAGTACCGAATATGTCAAACCGTGATGCTCTGGCGATGTTCTTCGAAAAAGTAAGCATGTGGAAAGAAAGCAATAATCAGAAACGATAAAGTATAAAGCGGGAGTATTGCCTTTGGCGATAAGCTTTAATGCATATAAATGATAAATGCCATCGACTCAGTTTGAGAAGATGGCATTTATCATTTTATTTAATTAAATCACTCTGGTGTACGGATAACTAATACGTCACATGTAGCTGAACGTACGATTGCTTCTGATACAGAACCGATCAGGAAACGTTCAACAGCATTTAAACCAGTTGCACCACAAATAATTAAATCTGCTTCTACAACATTTGAAAGTTCTTTTGTAATAATATTTTTAGGAGAGCCATATTCAATAATCAGGTTAACGTTTTCTACGCCTTCTGCTTCAGCTTGCTGTTTGTAACCGTTTAACAATTCCTCGGAATGTTGTTGAGCACGCTCAGCAATTGAACGGTCATAAGCTTCTATAGCTGCGAAAGAACGTGTATCGATAACATTTACTAGGTTGATTGTTGCACCTTCATTGCGTTTTGCAACATCGATTGATTTACGGAATGCATATTCTGCTTCTTTCGAGCCGTCTACTGCTACTACAATGCTTTTATAATGGTTTG
This window of the Solibacillus isronensis genome carries:
- the ezrA gene encoding septation ring formation regulator EzrA — translated: MIKYIIIVVVVLLALLMAGLVVRRKHNAEIGRLDKEKLQIQHYPIFEELAKVKALNMNGQTEELFENWRNRWLDVVDKQIPKIDELLFDAEEFVDRFKFNKATHTERDIEQELAKCEQVRVQIITELDELIGSEEKNRIEIEQLKEYYRSARKTILAHQHSFGPALEALETKLEQFTPKFEEFDELTKDGNYLQAREIVLQLNSEAQEIFSLLNDVPTLLTEIQTKIPTAIHELRNGQREMEEQKYYLRHLEMTEYLNGLESELEMLKAEIAELNLPAVSPRIQTINDEIDHFYNLLEKEVMARKYVERNCSGMYSVINDVMRLTKDINDEVAYVQHSYRLQDKEAEIPKVGLKHLEVLQKRYELLSTRVQEERSAYSSLQEELKEITDEIEQIAEEQENFSNKLKNLRIDENKARAELEALKRLLQDTERLLGRANIPGIPEEMDARLEEAAEQIFVVVQSLQEVPLNIIQVNQHLLNAKQSIEETHDKAQEMIENVLIIERLIQFGNRYRATNRQVHENLLEAEDAFKKFRYIKALEDAAKAVEIIDPNAIKRIEELVQEQLLTK
- a CDS encoding cysteine desulfurase family protein yields the protein MIYLDNSATTKPHKDVLATFMLVNEQYYANPASIHRAGVESNALLTKAREQLANILHTDEKNILFTSGGTESNNAALFGLAKSSKFRGKHIITTEIEHPSILEAVKRLEEEGYEIDYLKVNKYGVISLEELQQKLRKDTIIVSIMHVNNEIGAVQPIKEAAQIIHRTCQAMFHVDAIQSFGKLPVIFDGDNGPDVISISGHKIQGLKGSGLLAFRKKPQLKAFIVGGGQEFGLRSGTVAVPQAVSLAKAARLAVEGMPGNVENFKKWSAELHHFFEQFGQEVYVLSPKDGAPHILSFSVRGLKGEILINALQKRDIIVSTSSACSSKQTKTSHVVEALNIDSRYKNGVLRLSLGAINTDEDIASFKKQFTIVMKELKGDITQ
- the thiI gene encoding tRNA uracil 4-sulfurtransferase ThiI: MIFKEILVRYGELSTKGRNKKDFISRLRDNVRYSFNDIAPLKIRAERDRMFIEVENKEKFDVLMDRLPHVFGIQSISPVASCEKDLDVMKALAFEILEDYREKGDLTFKVEVHRTDKTFPLNTHELQREMGATILPNFPNFKVQVKNPDFALRIEVREDAIYMMAQVIQGAGGMPIGSNGRSLLMLSGGIDSPVAGYLMMKRGVRLDAIHFFSPPYTSDNALQKVKELANELTKFGANIRLHVIPFTELQVAVKDAVPDNMSMTSTRRMMMKVADKVREDIGALGIVTGESLGQVASQTLESLTAINDVTNTPILRPLISADKNDIIKIAKDIGTYETSIQPFEDCCTIFTPSSPKTKPKLEKVQRFESFTEFDELIDRAVKNREVYQFPQKEVKEDKFADLL
- a CDS encoding alpha/beta-type small acid-soluble spore protein translates to MANNNSSNKLRVPGAQQALDQMKYEIAQEFGVQLGPDASSRANGSVGGEITKRLVQMAEQQLRGNQNQ
- the mbcS gene encoding acyl-CoA synthetase MbcS encodes the protein MNKNQLVAPEIYNIVNEFEKHENKSSKTALVFQEENGHQERYTYEELLQRANQVANAFYAQGLKKGDVILIMLPRCLEAYVSYIGALKAGLVIIPSSELLRAKDIDYRLNHSEAKAIIVMEQFVNEFEYVENLANVECFIVGNEKEGWTSLMELAEQQSNEFDSVETTANDLAFLAYTSGTTGNPKAVMHSHGWGYAHLRTTAAEWLGVRDGDTVWATAAPGWQKWIWSPFLAVLGSGATGFVYKGKFDPTQFLHLIEQQQINVLCCTPTEYRMMAKLDQLNSFNLSSLRSAVSAGEPLNREVIETFEREHRLTVRDGYGQTENTLLIGTLLNMELRPGSMGKPTPGNIIDLINEDGDLVPPGEVGDIAVHKSTPALFKGYYKDPERTAIQYRGDWYVTGDRAIKDEDGYFWFEGRNDDIIISSGYTIGPFEVEDALTKHPAVQECAVVASPDEIRGNVVKAFVVLKDVTLKESPTIVEDLQNHVKQLTAPYKYPRIIEFLDELPKTISGKIRRVELRVK
- the sppA gene encoding signal peptide peptidase SppA, with amino-acid sequence MNTKRVVALIIAAVLLFFSIGINTIISIFKTDFFTSIDNLMGTESLTYENVVETGDLTSRIAHLTVDGVIQDVGEPSIWETVDYNHQLFMEQLDAVLEDDTIKGVVLSVNTPGGGVIESEEIYQKLLKIKEEKQIPIYVSMGSMAASGGYYISAPADKIFAQRETITGSIGVIMQSINYGKLAENFGVEFETIKSGEHKDMFGGVRPSTKEELAMLQEMIDESYEHFVDIIEAGRNMSEAQVKKVADGRVLGGTQALRAGLVDEIGNEEATINALRADFGLEDAELFEYTMDTSSWGSLLGVKLGSMLRPSAESEVLSKIISTTNSPRMMYLYGDY
- a CDS encoding RDD family protein, whose translation is MTDIIEVVDEASVVKPPSIKQKTAGFWMRFWAFLLDSIVISAIIGVSIKPVFALMNWSVASDVWYAPMTILSGIIFYAYFVLMTKFFKQTLGKMTFGIKVEKDDGEALDWMTVLFREGVGRFINGTLLYLPYLIVAFSPNNKSIADYFADTVVVHENIYSKDV
- the tpx gene encoding thiol peroxidase, with protein sequence MAQVTFKNSPVTLIGNEVKVGDQAPDFTVVANDLSEVTLKDSEGKIRLFSVVPSLETGVCDKQTRTFNEAAANLGDNVVIYTVSMDLPFAQKRWCGAAGIDNVVTVSDHRDASFGEAYGVHMKELRLLARSIFVVDESGKVAYVEYVPEGTDHPNYDAAIEAVKALAK
- a CDS encoding class I SAM-dependent methyltransferase; protein product: MEKFEQIFKYINDNAEKVAAQQELDYLEALLQTLEDTLDGKFEWQVEGATKEDMRKAIQIAILKGMRKSAQPNHQMTPDTLGLIVSHFVEQCFDKELTERTLSIVDPALGTGNLLFTVMNALEGKVVASGVEVDDLLIRLAAATGDLIEQPVTLFRQDALEKLLVDPVDAVVCDLPVGYYPNEEVALDYELCAAEGMSYAHHLFIEQSLNYTKEGGFGFFLIPANLFESDQAKQLHQYIKGHAWIQAVIQLPENLFSSKAHEKSILILQKQSEQLKAPREVLLAKVPNMSNRDALAMFFEKVSMWKESNNQKR
- a CDS encoding universal stress protein, yielding MANHYKSIVVAVDGSKEAEYAFRKSIDVAKRNEGATINLVNVIDTRSFAAIEAYDRSIAERAQQHSEELLNGYKQQAEAEGVENVNLIIEYGSPKNIITKELSNVVEADLIICGATGLNAVERFLIGSVSEAIVRSATCDVLVIRTPE